ACTTCTCGTAAAAGGCGTGAGTGCGATCTATATATTCTTTCTTGAATATCCTGGGATTGAGCTGGAAAACCTTATGCCCCAGGTATTTCCCAAGCGCGTAATTTACACTGTCGCCGATCACCGCCGCGAGCGCCAGCGCGCCGAAGAGATACCAGACATTGAAAGAGCCGACCGCCGCGAACGCGCCCGCCGCGAATAAGAGGGAATCGCCGGGAAGGAACGGCATCACGACGAGTCCCGTCTCCGTGAATATAATGGCAAAGAGCAGGGCGTACGACCATACGCCGAAGCTCTTGATGATAACGTCGAGGTGCTTGTCGATATGGAATATGAACTCGATGATATTCTTTATTATTTCCATGGGCAGTATTATACCAGAAGTCGCTGAATTATTACATCGCAATCCATCC
This portion of the Candidatus Omnitrophota bacterium genome encodes:
- a CDS encoding DedA family protein yields the protein MEIIKNIIEFIFHIDKHLDVIIKSFGVWSYALLFAIIFTETGLVVMPFLPGDSLLFAAGAFAAVGSFNVWYLFGALALAAVIGDSVNYALGKYLGHKVFQLNPRIFKKEYIDRTHAFYEKYGGKTIIIARFVPIVRTFAPFVAGVGKMSYAYFFTYNVVGGILWVALFIFGGFYFGNMPIVKDNFTITIFVIIFLSILPGIIEYWKHHQRKKSK